The Phaeacidiphilus oryzae TH49 region GGTCGCCGTCTGCGCCATCCCGCTGTGGGCGCGGCTCTCCGACCGGATCGGCCGCAAGCCGGTCTTCGCCGTCGGCTGCTTCGGCAGCGCGGCGCTGTTCTACCCGTACGTCTGGTCGCTGACCACCCGAAGCTATCCGCTGGTCTTCCTCTTCGGCGTGCTCTTCTTCGGGGTGGTCTACAGCGCCGCCAACGGGGTCTGGCCCAGCTTCTACGCGGAGATGTTCAGCACCCAGGTGCGGCTCTCCGGACTCGCCGTCGGCACCCAGATCGGCTTCGCGGTGGCCGGCTTCGCCGTCACCTTCGCCCAGCAGATCCAGGACGCCCACGGCTGGCTGGGGGTGGCCGGCTTCAGCGCCGTCATCTGCGTGATCGCCGGGCTGGCCGGGCTCACCGCCCGGGAGACCCACCGGATCCCCACCGCCGCCCTGGGCCAGGGCATCCGAACCGAGGCGGCCGCCCGGCCGCTGACCACCACCTGAAAGGCCATCGGTGCGCACCTCCTTCCTGACCGGCCTGATCGGCACCGGCATCGGCCCCTCGCTCAGCCCGGCACTGCACGAGCGCGAGGCGGACCGGCACGGTCTGCGGCTCCTCTACCGCCGGCTCGACCTGGACGAGCTCGGCCGGCGCCCGGAGGACGTCGGCAGCCTCCTGGGAGCCGCTCGCGAGCTCGGCTTCGACGGCCTCAACATCACCCACCCCTGCAAGCGGCTGGTCATCCCGTACCTGGACGAACTCGACCCGACCGCAGCCGAGTTGGGCGCGGTCAACACCGTCGTCCTGCACGGCGGCCGGGCCGTCGGCCACAACACCGACACCACCGGCTTCGCCCGCAGTTTCGCCCGCGGGCTGCCCGACGCCGCCACCCGCCGGATCGTCCTCCTCGGCGCGGGCGGAGCCGGCTCCGCCGTCGCCCACGCCCTGCTGACCCTGGGCGCGGACCGGCTCACCGTGGTGGACGCCGACCCCGCCCGGTCCACCGCCCTCGCCGCCGAGCTGGCGCAGCGGTTCGGCCCCGGCCGGGCCGAGCCGCTGCCGGCCGCCGCGCTCACCGTTGAAGGCCGCGGGCTGGCGGGGGCGGACGGGCTGGTCAACGCCACTCCCATCGGCATGGCCGGCCATCCGGGCCTTCCGCTGCCCGCCGAGCTGCTGCACCCCGGGCTGTGGGTGGCGGAGGTGGTCTACCGCCCGCTGGAGACCGAGCTGCTGCGCCGGGCGGCCGAGGCGGGCTGCCGCACGCTGGACGCCGGCGGGATGGCGGTCTTCCAGGCCGCCGGCGCCTTCCGGCTCTTCACCGGCCGGGAGCCGGACACCGCGGCGATGCTCGCGGACCTGGCGGAACTGGCCGCCGCTCCCCGCTGACCCACCCTCAGGAGCCCTTTTCCATGCGCAACTCCATCGCCACCGTATCGCTGAGCGGCACCCTCACCGAGAAGCTGGCCGCCGCCTCCGCCGCGGGCTTCGACGGAGTGGAGATCTTCGAGAACGACCTCCTCTCCTGCCCGCTCAGCCCGGAGGAGGTACGCGACCGGGCCGCCGACCTCGGCCTGCGGATCGAGCTCTACCAGCCGTTCCGGGACTTCGAGACGGACGACGAGGCGGCCCTCGCCGCCCATCTCCGGCGCGCCGAGCGGAAGTTCGAGACGGTCCGGCGGCTGGGCGCGGATCTGCTGCTGGTCTGCTCCTCGGTCGAGGCCGACGCCCCCGCCGAGGACGCCCGCACCGCCGAGCAGCTGCGGCTGCTGGCCGAGCGCGCCCAGCGGCAGGGCGTCCGCATCGCCTACGAGGCGCTGGCGTGGGGGCGCCGGGTGAACACCTATCCGCACTCCTGGCGGATCGTGGCGGCGGCCGACCATCCGGCGCTGGGGCTCTGCCTGGACAG contains the following coding sequences:
- a CDS encoding shikimate dehydrogenase, which codes for MRTSFLTGLIGTGIGPSLSPALHEREADRHGLRLLYRRLDLDELGRRPEDVGSLLGAARELGFDGLNITHPCKRLVIPYLDELDPTAAELGAVNTVVLHGGRAVGHNTDTTGFARSFARGLPDAATRRIVLLGAGGAGSAVAHALLTLGADRLTVVDADPARSTALAAELAQRFGPGRAEPLPAAALTVEGRGLAGADGLVNATPIGMAGHPGLPLPAELLHPGLWVAEVVYRPLETELLRRAAEAGCRTLDAGGMAVFQAAGAFRLFTGREPDTAAMLADLAELAAAPR